Proteins from one Strix aluco isolate bStrAlu1 chromosome 10, bStrAlu1.hap1, whole genome shotgun sequence genomic window:
- the LOC141927784 gene encoding SITS-binding protein-like, producing the protein MTTAQSVAVLPSRASHLPFFVQMSPLHSDWSHVGLKGLIPSVLHNSFLGYNFFIPDAVGGSLAGDIPEDPELYMQWLQIVMFLPVMAFGTPPWLCCNACVLNLTRQCIQRHRDFVVPLLKYSEEWLSSRYPIFWLAWWLSPMDPTAFTVKDEFLIGDEVLVAPITEKGQTWQDIYLTGEGHLWMDINTVRIFDGGTVLRNYSASLAEVPVLVKTS; encoded by the exons ATGACTACAGCCCAGAGTGTGGCTGTGCTGCCGTCAAG AGCCAGTCACCTCCCATTCTTTGTCCAGATGAGCCCGCTGCACTCGGACTGGAGCCACGTGGGGCTGAAGGGGCTTATTCCCTCCGTGCTGCACAACAGCTTCTTAGGCTACAACTTCTTCATCCCCGATGCAGTAg GAGGGAGCCTGGCCGGTGACATCCCAGAGGACCCGGAGCTGTACATGCAGTGGCTGCAGATCGTGATGTTCCTCCCCGTGATGGCCTTCGGCACGccgccctggctctgctgcaacGCCTGT GTACTGAACCTCACCCGGCAATGCATACAGAGGCACCGGGATTTCGTTGTGCCACTTCTAAAATACAGTGAGGAATGGCTCAGTTCCAGGTACCCTATCTTCTGGCTGGCGTGGTGGCTCAGCCCCATGGATCCAACCGCTTTCACCGTAAAGGATGAATTTCTCATTGGAGATGAG GTCCTGGTTGCCCCAATAACAGAAAAAGGGCAAACATGGCAAGATATCTACCTAACTGGAGAAGGGCACCTATGGATGGACATCAACACTGTCCGCATCTTTGACGGAGGCACCGTGCTCAGGAATTACTCTGCCAGCCTTGCAGAGGTCCCAGTTCTTGTAAAGACCTCCTAA
- the LOC141927783 gene encoding LOW QUALITY PROTEIN: olfactory receptor 4S2-like (The sequence of the model RefSeq protein was modified relative to this genomic sequence to represent the inferred CDS: deleted 1 base in 1 codon), with translation MENASSVKEFILLGLSENQGAQKIHFVMFLFFYMITVAGNLLIVITVISSQCLNSPMYFFLCYLAFLDICYSSITAPKMIADFLAENKTISFVGCIAQLFGVHFFVCTEFFILTVMAYDRYVAICRPLHYTTLMTRCVCGRMVIGSWVGGFVRSIVQTLLTSQLPFCGPNKTDHYFCDVRSLLQLACTDTYTVGIIAVANSGMITLSCFFILVMSSIVILVSLKSQVSEGWHKALSTCGSHITVVILCFAHSSTYAHLNLLEDKSVAVFNTVIIPMLNPLIYTLRNKEVKSAMRKLWSRKVGSENGKV, from the exons ATGGAGAATGCAAGCAGTGTGAAGGAATTCATTCTTCTGGGCCTCTCAGAGAACCAAGgagcacagaaaatacattttgtgatGTTTCTGTTCTTCTATATGATTACTGTGGCAGGGAATCTGCTCATTGTTATCACTGTAATTAGCAGTCAGTGTCTGAACTCCCCCatgtatttcttcctctgctaccTGGCCTTTCTAGATATCTGTTACTCTTCCATCACAGCTCCCAAAATGATTGCTGACTTCcttgctgaaaataaaaccatctcCTTTGTGGGTTGCATAGCACAGCTGTTTGGGGTGCATTTCTTTGTCTGCACAGAGTTCTTCATCCTCACAGTGATGGCCTATGATCGCTACGTGGCCATCTGCAGACCTCTC CACTACACCACCCTCATGACCAGGTGCGTGTGTGGCCGGATGGTGATTGGCTCGTGGGTAGGAGGCTTTGTGCGCTCCATAGTGCAAACTCTTCTAACCTCTCAGCTCCCTTTCTGTGGCCCTAACAAAACTGACCACTACTTCTGTGACGTCCGCTCTCTACTACAACTGGCCTGTACTGACACCTACACTGTGGGCATCATTGCTGTTGCCAACAGTGGAATGATAACTCTGAGCTGTTTCTTCATCCTGGTCATGTCCTCCATTGTCATCCTGGTTTCCTTGAAAAGTCAAGTATCTGAAGGGTGGCACAAGGCCCTCTCCACCTGTGGGTCCCACATCACTGTGGTGATTCTGTGCTTTGCACATTCATCTACATACGCCCATCTAAATCTGTTGGAGGACAAGAGCGTGGCAGTGTTTAACACTGTCATCATACCCATGCTGAACCCACTCATCTACACGCTAAGAAATAAGGAGGTGAAGAGTGCCATGAGAAAACTGTGGAGTAGAAAAGTGGGAAGTGAAAACGGGAAGGTGTAG